The genomic window AGTTCACATCGCGGCGCGGCAGGAGTGCGGTCAAGAGATGGCGTGCGGCATTGGCGCCGTCGTAAATGGCTTTGGGGAAGTCGGGCGTATCGACAACTTGCAAATCAGGCGCGACATACAGGCTGCCCGCGCCGCCGACGATTAAGAGATACGGCACTTGCGCCGCTTTTGCCGCTTCGACGATGCTGTTTGCGCCGCGTGTAAAATCCGCGCCGATATTGGGATTGGTCCAGCCGGGATTGAACGCGCTGACCACAGCGTCAAAGCCTGCCAGCTTGTCGGCGAAATCTGCCGCGTTCACGTCTGCGGAGACGGCGGCAACATTTTGCGCTTGGAACACTTTATCCGTATTGCGCGCGAAAGCGGTCACTTCATGCCCGCGACCTGCCAATTCTTGAACCACTGCGTTGCCGACATAACCTGTTGCACCGATGACTGCGATTTTCATGTTTGACTCCTTGTTAGGATATGATTGATTAGATGAACGCATTGTAAGGTCGTCTGAAACGCTTGATAATCCCCGTTTTGCTGTTATGATTGTGAAGTTAAACTAAACAATCAAAATAGAAGGCCGTCTGAAAGCGTTTGGACTTCGTTAAAACCAAACTTTCAGACGGCCTCATCATAGAAGAATGCAAGACATCAAACCCCTGCTCGTTTTCGCCGCCGTCCTCGAACACGGCAGTATGAACGCCGCTGCTGCCGCTCTGGGCATGACCCCGTCTGCCGTCAGCCAGCACATCAACCGCCTCGAAACCCTGCACGGCATCAAGCTGTTAAACCGCAGCACGCGCAGCCTTTCGCCGACCGATGCCGGCCGCGCTTTGGGCGAATACTGCCGCCGCCTCGCCGCCACCCTTACCGATACGCGTACCGTTATCGACAATCTGAAAACCGAACCCGTCGGCGAATTGCGTATCTCCCTAACATCCAGCGTTATCAGTTCCCGCGCTTTTCAGACGGCGTTTGCAAGATTGCAAACCGAGTTTCCCAAAATCCGCCCCGTCCTCAATTTCAGCGATACCTTGGACGACCTGCAACACAATCAGACCGACATCGCCATACGCGGCGGCGACCGCGCTTTGGATGATCCCAACCTTGTCGCGCGCCATCTCGTTACTTGGCCGTACACCATTTGCGCCGCGCCCGATTATCTCGACCGCCATCCGCCCATCACCCATCCCTCGCAGCTTCACGCCCACCGCTGGCTGCACTTCCTGCCCGTGCGCACGACCTTGCAACACGGCGGCGAAAGCTATTTCCTCGACATCGCCGACAGCATTGCCTGCACGCATCTTGCCGCCGTGCGCAGCCTGACCGAAAGCGGTTTCGGTTTGTCTTTGCAAGTGGGCGGCGAAGTTCGGGAAAAAATCGCCCAAGGTCGTCTGAAAACCGTTTTGCCCGAATGGACGCTGCCGCCGGTCAGCCTCTATTTGGTGACGCCTTATCGCGTCCAGTCCGCCAAAACCGAAGCCGCCGTCCGTATCTTCACGGAAAGTTTCGCCAAGGAAGCAGACGCATGAACGCGGAAAATTGGTGCGTTTACCTGATTCTGTGTGAAAACGGCGCGCTTTACTGCGGCATCAGCAACCGCCCGCAAGAGCGGTTCGCTGCCCACCTCGCCGGCAAAGGCGCGAAATATACGCGGCTGAACAAACCGACGGCGATGCGTATCGTTTCAGACGACCTCTCCAAAAGCGAGGCGCTGAAACAGGAAATCGCCATCAAAAAACTGACGGCAGGGAAGAAGCGGGAATTGTGGGAAGCGGTGGCGGGAAATATTTTCCCTATCCAATAGCATGGATATTTCCGGCAGTTGTGTGATAAAAGGTCGTCTGAAAAACAGAGTTCAGACGACCTTGATTTTCTGTAAGCCGTCGAATTTAACATTCCTGAAAGATAAGTTGAAATTCCCTAACCGGCAGCATAGTATAATGCCCGCTTTCCGCAAATCTTGAGGCCGCCATGAAACCGATACCCTATATCCTTGCGGCTGCGCTCTGCCTCAGCAGCTCAGCCGTATCCGCAAATCCCGTTACCTATATCTGCAAAACCGCAAACGGCATCGTCTTTACCAACCAGAAAACCGGTGCCGAATGTACCGTGTCCCATGTTGACGGCAGCGCGACCGTCAGCAGCGAAGAAGCCGACAGCGCCGTTCCCGAAACGGTCAACCTGAAAGAAGCCATCGGTCAGGCAGCCCCCGAAATCGACGACATCAAAATCCTTCCGCGTCCGGCAGTAAGCAGCGTAACCAACACCGCAGAAGCCGCCAATCCCCGCCTGGATGTGAGACTGCGCAACCAGCCGGATGCCAAAGCCGCCAAAGCGCGTACCGCAGAGATGAACCGCAAAGCCAAAATCCTTCCTGCGCCCGTTGTATCCGCACCTGCGAAGCCACAAATGTCGCGTAAGCAAATCCTTCAAAAAGAAGTCCGCAACGAACAGGCCGCACTCGCCCGCGCCCAATCCCAACTTGCCGCCGCCCGCCGTCAGGGGGATCAGGCAAAAATCAACCGCCTGACCCGTGATGTCAGCGACAGGCAGGCAAGCATCCGCGCCATGCAGAACGAAATGGGGCGTTGATTCTTTTTTATAGCTTTATTGCAATCCACCTTCAAAAGGTCGTCTGAAAAGTAGCGGAACCCGCTATGGATATTTCAGACGACCTTTTTGCGTTGTTTTCCCATGTTTGCTAGCGAGAGTTTGAAAGATCGGAATGTAGCGTGGGCTATGCCCACGAGTGCAGTTGGCGGGAGTCATGGCAGAGGAAAAGTTGTGTTTCCCTGACTTGGCAAGCTTCTGCTGCCAATTCTTTTCCTTGCGATAGAAGACGGTAAGCGCAAGATGAAGGATTAATTCTACAAATCAATACCGTTGCGACGGCGTCTCAAATTTTCTTTCTGTATTTTCATTCAAATATAAATATCGTCTTAAACGACATATCCATAAATGCAATATGAGAGTTTGGCATGAGAATTGCAGGGTTTAGACATAGTTCCACTTTTAAAAGTAAATATACGTTAAAAAATAAAAGAAACTTAAAGATTATCGGAGCTTATTTTGTATGAGCGGTGATTTGATGAAGTTTCTACACTATATCTACTGATATAGATATGTTCTAAAAATTGTATCTAAGTGACAATTAACGTCAGCTTGATTGGTTTTCAATAATATATAAACAAAATAAATGAATGCCTGTCTCATAAAATCCGCGTGTGCCTGAAGAAGAAGATCCGGCGGCGGGGCAGTGCGGGGAGTACGTCTTGTTTTGATTGTATATGCCTGAATCCAATCCGATATTTTTAATAAATCCAACCAAGAGAGATTGTTATGAATAAGATTTTCAAAGTTGTATGGAACCGTACCATCGGCTCTTTCGTCGTTACTTCCGAATTGGCGAAGGGACGTGTCAAATCAAGCAGCGAAGGTGCTGAAGGGGATGTGCGCGCCTCAGAGGAAGGTCGTCTGAAAACCTTATTCAGACTGACGGCGTTGAGCGCGGCATTATTGGGATTTTCCGAAGTGGCTTGGGCTGAGATTCCAGAAAAACCTGCAACAGGTGGGGCGACATTTGCCATCGGTAATGGTTCGACTTCAGCAAATGGAACGGGGGCTCTTGCTATTGGTAACAATGCACAAGCTAAAACTAATGGAGCTTTGGCAATCGGTCCGAATTCAACTAATACGACTATTGCGAATGGTAATAATGCTATTGCAATCGGTGTTAATCTTCAGACAACTGGACAAAAGGCGATAGGGATTGGTACGGATACTACTGTTAATGGAACAGGTGCTATTGCGATTGGTAACAATGATTCGAATAGGATGACGAATCAAGGTGTTAACGGGAATGGTGCCATCGGTGTGGGTAGTAATTTAACAGCGCGTGGTAACAATGCAATTGCTGTGGGTACGGAATCTCAGGCAACGGCAAACCATGCGATTGCTATCGGTACTGGTACGCGAGCAACGGGAGAAGATTCTATCGCTATTGGTAGGTCTGAAGGCATCAAGTGGACGCGAGCAGACAATAAGCAAAGTGTAGCTATCGGTTGGACGGCACAAGCAACAGGTGCGACCCAAGCAGTTGCTATTGGTCCGGATGCTGTTGCCTCAGGCACGCAATCCACTTCTATCGGTAATAATACCCGCGCAACAGGGGATTCATCCATTGCCATCGGTGGCGACGATTGGAATATCGTACGGACCAAACAAGTTGCAGCAGCAGGAAATAAACTGGTCCATCAGGTATTCCAAGACTTGACCGGTATGCCAATGAAGCAACAAGGTGAGGCTTATGGCAATCCATTTAAAGGTACGACTGCCGGCGATGCCGCCGTCGCTATTGGTGTAGCCGCACTCGCTGAAGGTGCGTTATCAACTGCTTTTGGTTCGGGGACATCTGCATCAGGCGTGGGGGCTGCTGCATTTGGTGTAGGCGCAACCGCCAGTCAGAATAAATCCGTCGCCATCGGCGCGGGTTCGCATACGCGTACCGATGCAACGGCTGTGACTGAAGCAACAGTTAATGGTGTCACTTACAGAGGTTTTGCGGGAACAGAACATATCACTACCGGCTCTCAGGTTTCTTTCGGTTCGGCAGGCTATGAGCGTCAGCTCAAGCACGTTGCGCCGGGCGCGATTACTTCAACTTCTACCGATGCGATTAACGGCAGCCAACTTTACGCTCTTCATGTAGGGGCGGGTAATATTGCCAAATCGGTCGCCGATGCATTGGGCGGTGGTGCGGCTGTCAGCAATGATCCGACAAATAATCAGGGTTCTTTCGTAACCTTACCGTCTTATGACGTGCTCAAAGGTAGCGACACACCGAATATGGCAGGTAATGGTACAGCTAACTTCAATGCAACTCCTGCTCGGAGCGTTGCTGATGCGCTGACCAATCTCAATACTTACGTCAACCAAGGCTTTGCCGTCAAAGATAATTCGGGCGCGGCGAAGGGCATTGTTTCGCCCGGCGAAAGCGTGCAGTTTGCCGACGGCAATGCAACTACCGTTACCGTTGATACCGAAGCAGACGGCAATACTAAAATCAAATACGACGTTAAGGTGGACGACAAAACCATCAAGGTTGTTGACGGTAAGCTGACCGGTACGTCACAAACCCATTTTTACAGCGTCAAAAACGAAGATCAAACTAAAGGTAACTACAACAACGACGGTGCGACAGGCGACAACGCGCTTGCCGCAGGTGTAGATGCTTCTGCGACTGCCAATGGTACAACTGCGGTAGGTCTGAAGGCTCAGGCATCGGCTGAATCTGCCATCGCAGTCGGTAGCGAAACCAAAGCAGCGGCGAAAAATGCGGTAGTAATCGGTAACAAGGCTTCCGTCGAAGCAGCCACAGGCTCTGTTGCTAGTGTCAACGGTACGACTACGGGTGAAGGCTCGGTCGCCGTGGGTGCGGCAAGTAAAGCCAGCGGTACGAACGCGACCGCGGTCGGTCAGTCGGCGAATGCTTTTGGTCAGAATTCTTTTGCAGGCGGTCAGGCATCCAATGCATTGGGCAAATCTAGCGTAGCATTGGGCGATGGTGCAAATGCACTTAATGACTCTGCTGTGGCTTTGGGTGCTTATACCAACGCGAATAATGCAGGAGCAACGGCTGTCGGTTTCAATACCAATGCTTCGGGCTGGGCATCATTTGCAGGTGGTCATTCCGCCAAAGCCGAAGCAAGTAGCGCGGTTGCTCTCGGTCATGAGGCGCAGGCAGTAGGCGGTAAGGCAGTCGCTATTGGTAAGTCTAGCCATGCTACCAAGGAAAGTGGCATTGCGTTGGGTGATGGCGCGAAGGCTGCCGAAGTGAATGCTATTGCTATCGGTTCGGGCAATAATGCTTGGAAAGAAGATTCTATCGCGTTAGGGCGTTTAGCCAATGCAGACGGCGAGGCTTCTTTGGCGCTTGGTTTGAACAGCCATACACGTTTGGAAAACGCTATCGCTTTAGGTAATGGTGCAAACGCTGATCATAGCAATAGCATCGCCATCGGTAAATCCAGTCATGTAGTTGCATCCGCGGGAGTTGCTATCGGTAATGATGCACAGGCTTTGAAATATAGCTCCGTTGTTATCGGTGATCAGGCTCAATCCAATAACTCGCGCTCTGTTGTCATCGGCTATAACGCTTCTGCAACCAATCCTGCAATGTCTGCATCCGGACAAGATTACAATCAAACCGTTGCTATCGGTTCATATGCCAATGCATGGGGTGATCAATCTACTGCCATTGGTAACAATGTAAAAGCACAAGGCAATTCTTCTATCGCTATCGGTGCGGACGACTGGGAGAACGTTGCGGTGAAAACTGTAGCCGGTACGGGTAAAACGGTTAAAGAGGTTTATCAAGACTATACCGGTGATGTGATGGTAACCGGTCAAAATGCTACTGAACAGACGACCTCAGGCGAAGCTGCGGTAGCGATTGGTACTAAATCAAAGGCAACAGGCGAATTGTCTACCGCCTTTGGTACGGGTACACGTGCCGAAGGCGTTGCCTCTGCTGCATTCGGTATGGGCGCGAAAGCTACTAAAGGTAACTCTGTGGCAATCGGTGCGGGCAGTAAGACTGCAACCGATGCAACCAAAGTCAACGAAGCTACTGTCAACAATCTGAAATACTCAGGTTTTGCAGGCGGCAACAATGTTAATCCGGGCGACCAAGTGTCTTTCGGTACGGCAGGCTACGAACGTCAACTGAAAAACGTTGCCCCGGGCGAAATCTCTAATACTTCTACGGATGCCATCAACGGCAGCCAGCTGTACGCGGTACAAAACGTTTTGGGCAATACTGCTAAAACTGTTAAAGGTGTATTGGGCGGCAATGCTGCAGTCGGCGAAGATGGCAGCTTTACAATGAGCAACATCGGCGGTACAGGCAAAAATACCATCGATGAGGCAATCCGTGATCTGAATGCTAATGCGTACAAACCGTTCAAGCTGACAACAGCGAAAACTGCTAATACCAACGGTACGGTACAAGATGACTCGCTGCAAAACATTACCAGCGGTTCGACCATTACGCTGGAAGCGGGCAAAAATATCTCCCTGCGTCAAAACGGTGCAACCGTCAGCATCAATACCGTCGATAATCCTGAATTCACGGGCAAAGTTACCGCTAAGGGCGGATTGGATATGGGCGGCAACAAGATTACCAATGTTGCCAAAGGCGATACTGCCGGCGACGCGGTTAATCTGGGTCAGTTGCAAGAAGCAATGGCAAACCTGAGCGTCAGCACGCTGACGACTGTCAATAATGATGCGCCGTTCTCCTATATAGATAAAGACGGTAGATTGCTGAAGCGGGAGGTAACCGTAGATTCAGGTACGGGCGCGAAAACTGTATCGTTCAAACATATGGACGACAGCACTCCGTACACGGGTGACGTAACCATTGCCGCATTAAACCCGACCGATCCGCAAACCACTACTCCGACCACGGTCGGCAATGTGAAGAACGGTGCTAAAGACAATGATGCAGTCAATGTTTCCCAGTTGAACAAAATCGCCGAAGCCATCGGTACGAAAGTGAATCCGGACGGAACGATTACTGCACCGACTTACAACGTCATTTCAGGCAACCCTTCGACTGCAAGCGTAGCTAATTACAACAAAGTGGGTGACGCGCTCACCGCTTTGAGCGATGCCGTACGCACACCGTTGAATTTCGAAGGCGACACAGGCACGAAATTTGACCGCCAACTCGGCAGCACCGTAGCAGTCAAAGGCGGACAAACTGATAAGACTAAGCTATCCGATAATAATATTGGTGTAGTTTCAGACGACCAAAATCACACGTTGAACGTCAAATTGGCAAAAGAATTGACCGGCCTGACTTCCGCAGCCTTCGGCGATGGCGTTACTACTGGAGGTACGACTGTTAACGGCTCC from Neisseria sp. DTU_2020_1000833_1_SI_GRL_NUU_006 includes these protein-coding regions:
- a CDS encoding GIY-YIG nuclease family protein, which gives rise to MNAENWCVYLILCENGALYCGISNRPQERFAAHLAGKGAKYTRLNKPTAMRIVSDDLSKSEALKQEIAIKKLTAGKKRELWEAVAGNIFPIQ
- a CDS encoding NAD(P)H-binding protein, encoding MKIAVIGATGYVGNAVVQELAGRGHEVTAFARNTDKVFQAQNVAAVSADVNAADFADKLAGFDAVVSAFNPGWTNPNIGADFTRGANSIVEAAKAAQVPYLLIVGGAGSLYVAPDLQVVDTPDFPKAIYDGANAARHLLTALLPRRDVNWSFVSPPARLGADGGFGEDKTGKYRLGKDDLLMDGEIPAGISVADLAVAIADDAENKTQLFERFTVAAA
- a CDS encoding LysR family transcriptional regulator; amino-acid sequence: MQDIKPLLVFAAVLEHGSMNAAAAALGMTPSAVSQHINRLETLHGIKLLNRSTRSLSPTDAGRALGEYCRRLAATLTDTRTVIDNLKTEPVGELRISLTSSVISSRAFQTAFARLQTEFPKIRPVLNFSDTLDDLQHNQTDIAIRGGDRALDDPNLVARHLVTWPYTICAAPDYLDRHPPITHPSQLHAHRWLHFLPVRTTLQHGGESYFLDIADSIACTHLAAVRSLTESGFGLSLQVGGEVREKIAQGRLKTVLPEWTLPPVSLYLVTPYRVQSAKTEAAVRIFTESFAKEADA